The Nitrospiria bacterium DNA window CGCGCCGCCGCGAGTTCGCGGGAGGCTTCGGGGGTTTGTCTTTCTCCGTATACTCCTCTTCCCCTGCCGAGTCAACCGATCGTCATCCCTCGGACGAATACGCCGGATCGAAATGCGCCCGGCCGGATTGGAGGGCGCGGATAGTTTAGCAAAAAGGGGCTCAGGCCGCGTAGATCCGAACCTTCTGGACCAGTTTGCCCGCGAGCCGATCTTTTTCGATTTCGAGGTCATACATCGCCTGCAGGTTCAGCCAGAATTCCGGGGACATCTTGAAATACCGCCCCAGACGCAGGGCCGTATCCGCCGTGATCGCCCGCTTGCCGTGAACGATCTCGTTGATCCGGCGCGCTGGAAC harbors:
- a CDS encoding HigA family addiction module antitoxin — translated: MKTRKISPIHPGEVLHEEFLKPMGISQYRLAKDISVPARRINEIVHGKRAITADTALRLGRYFKMSPEFWLNLQAMYDLEIEKDRLAGKLVQKVRIYAA